A region from the uncultured Draconibacterium sp. genome encodes:
- a CDS encoding HD domain-containing protein: MESNFQQNKLIKATESFVKQHFAGDSSGHDWWHIHRVRSMAMHLAETEGGNLFIIEMAALLHDLDDWKLKSKNSDERTKKWLNEININPSDGTTILQIIDQVSFKGAGEKTKAYTLEAQIVQDADRLDAIGAIGIARTFAYGGNKGRLLYDPTIQPELHESFEQYKKTTAPTINHFYEKLLLLKDRLNTNSAIKIANERHQFMEDFLTQFFLEWECKK, from the coding sequence ATGGAGTCTAATTTTCAACAAAATAAGCTAATTAAAGCTACTGAAAGCTTTGTAAAACAACATTTTGCAGGCGACAGTTCGGGGCACGATTGGTGGCATATTCACCGGGTTCGGAGCATGGCAATGCACCTGGCGGAAACCGAAGGAGGCAACCTTTTTATTATTGAAATGGCAGCATTGCTGCATGACCTGGACGACTGGAAATTAAAATCGAAAAACAGTGATGAAAGAACTAAAAAATGGTTGAATGAAATCAACATAAACCCTAGTGATGGGACAACAATATTGCAAATAATCGACCAGGTTTCGTTTAAAGGTGCCGGCGAAAAAACAAAAGCTTATACGCTTGAAGCACAAATTGTTCAGGATGCCGACCGACTGGATGCCATTGGAGCAATAGGTATTGCACGCACTTTTGCTTATGGTGGCAATAAAGGACGCTTGCTGTATGATCCGACTATTCAGCCAGAATTACACGAGAGTTTTGAACAATATAAAAAAACAACCGCGCCAACGATTAATCATTTTTATGAAAAACTACTTTTATTAAAAGATCGGTTAAACACTAACTCGGCAATAAAAATTGCCAATGAACGCCACCAGTTCATGGAAGATTTTCTGACACAATTTTTTTTAGAATGGGAATGCAAAAAATAG
- a CDS encoding VOC family protein — MKVEHIAIWTYNLEGMRSFYIHYFDASSSEIYHNHSKEYRSYFLSFEGDCRIELMEMPGIPKSKDNPLKQFTGLVHFAFKLGTRDKVNALTQDLKKDGFKIIGEPRTTGDGYYESVVLDPDGNRVEIMA; from the coding sequence ATGAAAGTAGAACATATCGCCATCTGGACATACAACCTTGAAGGCATGCGAAGTTTTTATATTCATTATTTCGATGCCTCCTCAAGCGAAATTTACCACAACCACAGCAAAGAATACCGTTCCTATTTCCTGTCGTTTGAGGGCGACTGCCGAATTGAATTGATGGAAATGCCGGGAATTCCAAAATCCAAAGATAATCCTTTAAAACAATTTACCGGGCTTGTGCATTTTGCCTTTAAACTTGGCACGAGAGACAAAGTAAATGCCCTTACGCAGGACCTGAAAAAAGATGGATTTAAGATTATTGGAGAACCCCGAACAACTGGCGACGGCTATTATGAGAGTGTGGTATTGGATCCTGATGGAAACAGGGTTGAAATTATGGCTTAG
- a CDS encoding DUF4126 domain-containing protein, which produces MEKELIVAIFLGVGLSASCGFRVFVPMLLASIAARFGYLPVNESFEWLASGSAIICFSAATVVELLAYYIPFVDNLLDALAMPLAIGAGTLLTASVLPVEENMLKWVLALIVGGSTASVFQGATSVSRLSSSQFTAGFGNPLIATGENAVALGLPLLVIAFPLVLGSVILLVMIWLLRKLFIKKKKY; this is translated from the coding sequence TTGGAGAAGGAATTAATTGTTGCCATATTTTTGGGTGTTGGATTAAGTGCAAGCTGTGGTTTTCGCGTGTTTGTGCCCATGTTGTTGGCCAGCATTGCAGCACGTTTTGGTTATTTGCCTGTAAACGAAAGTTTTGAGTGGTTGGCCAGCGGCTCAGCTATTATTTGTTTTAGCGCTGCCACCGTAGTAGAATTGCTGGCCTATTATATTCCTTTTGTTGATAATTTATTAGATGCCTTAGCAATGCCCTTGGCTATTGGCGCCGGAACTTTGTTAACAGCATCGGTGTTGCCTGTTGAAGAAAACATGCTAAAGTGGGTTCTTGCGCTTATTGTTGGTGGTAGCACAGCTTCTGTATTTCAGGGGGCAACATCGGTTTCGCGTTTATCATCATCTCAGTTTACAGCCGGTTTCGGAAACCCGTTAATTGCAACAGGCGAGAATGCCGTTGCACTCGGATTGCCTCTGCTGGTAATTGCATTTCCTTTGGTGCTGGGCAGCGTTATATTGTTGGTAATGATTTGGCTTTTACGTAAGTTGTTTATTAAAAAGAAGAAGTATTAA
- a CDS encoding sulfatase-like hydrolase/transferase, with product MKIFYQSRFWALFLFSGICIVFSSCSDPIPEELPNILWLTSEDNSPLLGCYGDTFATTPNLDRLASEGFLYTHAYANAPVCAPARNTILTGVYACSNGNQHMRSYYPKSDVVKPYPVFLREAGYYCTNNSKTDYNVDNINPNEIWDDCSKTAHWKNRPSDQPFFAVFNTGISHESSIHRSIPNDELRHSPEDVFIPPHHPATPEMKHDWAQYYDKVEDMDAQIGKWLQELDDAGLAENTIVFYYGDHGGVLARSKRYVYETGTRVPFILRIPEKYKHLFPEENTGSRIDRLISFVDLVPTLLSIIGTPIPDYLQGHAFLGTQKTADPEYAYMFRGRMDERYDMCRAVRNKKFRYIRNYMPYRIYGQRLEYLFRAPSIRSWKAAFENGQCNEAQSAFWNTKPVEELYDTENDPWEINNLANDPNHSEVLARMRAANKEWVTRIKDTGFIPEAERVERAEGAAMFDIMRSGKINHEEIMEAAEISTLGKVENIEILKNYLKSDDGAIRYWGASGLLILGKDAASATDELKLATKDSSANVVNVAAEALYNLGEKEIAKEGLLAVLKNKNEFARCHALNVIDCIEENSPEIQEGVIDMIATAESKTRNKYDMRAAKWLIEKWELNPDDYKFDFAW from the coding sequence ATGAAAATCTTTTACCAAAGCCGGTTTTGGGCTCTGTTTCTATTTTCCGGCATTTGCATCGTTTTTTCTTCATGCTCTGACCCTATTCCTGAAGAACTACCGAATATACTTTGGCTTACCAGCGAAGACAACAGTCCTCTGCTGGGATGTTATGGCGACACCTTTGCCACAACACCAAACCTGGACAGACTGGCCTCTGAAGGATTTTTATATACTCACGCTTACGCCAATGCACCCGTTTGTGCACCGGCACGCAACACCATTTTAACCGGAGTGTATGCCTGCTCAAACGGCAATCAACACATGCGCAGTTACTACCCCAAGTCAGATGTGGTAAAACCCTACCCGGTTTTTTTGCGTGAAGCCGGTTATTACTGCACCAACAATTCAAAAACCGATTATAATGTAGACAACATTAACCCCAACGAAATTTGGGACGATTGCAGCAAAACAGCCCATTGGAAAAACCGACCGAGCGACCAACCGTTTTTTGCTGTTTTTAACACAGGAATCTCACACGAAAGCAGTATCCACAGGTCTATTCCCAATGATGAACTGCGGCACAGTCCTGAAGATGTTTTTATACCGCCTCACCATCCGGCAACTCCGGAAATGAAACACGACTGGGCCCAATATTACGACAAAGTTGAAGATATGGATGCACAAATTGGCAAATGGCTGCAAGAGCTTGACGATGCCGGACTTGCAGAGAACACCATTGTTTTTTATTATGGCGACCATGGTGGCGTGCTGGCCCGAAGCAAACGCTACGTTTACGAAACCGGTACACGCGTACCTTTTATCCTTCGTATTCCCGAGAAATACAAGCACCTGTTTCCTGAAGAAAATACAGGATCGAGAATCGACCGTTTGATAAGTTTTGTTGATTTAGTGCCAACCCTGTTAAGCATAATTGGGACACCAATACCCGACTACCTGCAAGGCCACGCTTTTCTGGGAACACAAAAAACGGCCGACCCTGAGTATGCATACATGTTTCGCGGGCGCATGGACGAACGGTACGATATGTGCCGTGCGGTGCGCAATAAGAAATTCCGTTACATCCGAAACTACATGCCTTATCGAATTTATGGCCAACGACTTGAATACTTGTTTCGTGCACCTTCAATCCGGTCGTGGAAAGCAGCTTTTGAAAATGGCCAATGCAACGAAGCACAAAGTGCATTTTGGAACACCAAACCGGTGGAAGAACTTTATGATACCGAAAATGACCCATGGGAAATAAACAACCTGGCAAACGACCCCAACCACAGTGAAGTGCTGGCGCGGATGCGTGCTGCCAATAAAGAATGGGTAACACGAATTAAGGATACAGGATTTATTCCGGAAGCAGAACGTGTAGAACGAGCAGAAGGCGCTGCCATGTTCGACATTATGCGTTCAGGAAAAATTAACCATGAGGAAATTATGGAAGCGGCAGAAATTTCAACGCTTGGAAAGGTTGAAAATATTGAAATACTTAAAAACTACTTAAAATCGGATGATGGAGCAATTCGCTACTGGGGTGCCTCGGGCTTACTAATTTTGGGCAAAGATGCGGCCTCTGCTACTGATGAATTAAAGCTGGCCACAAAAGACAGCTCGGCTAATGTAGTTAACGTGGCTGCTGAGGCACTTTACAATTTAGGTGAAAAAGAAATTGCGAAAGAAGGCCTACTTGCTGTTCTGAAAAACAAAAATGAGTTTGCTCGTTGCCATGCTTTAAATGTTATTGATTGTATTGAGGAAAACAGCCCGGAAATTCAGGAAGGAGTTATCGACATGATTGCTACTGCCGAATCGAAAACAAGAAACAAATACGACATGCGGGCAGCCAAATGGCTGATTGAGAAATGGGAACTAAATCCGGATGATTATAAATTTGATTTTGCCTGGTAA